The sequence GTGAAAAGGAACTTACCGTCGGTGAGATTGCTGAAATAATGGACATCAGGATGGCTAACCTCTCCCAGCATCTTTCTATGATGAAGTCCAAGGGGATACTGAAATCCCGCAGGGAGGGGGTGAGTATACACTACAGGATATCAAACCCAAAGGTAGTCCAGGCATGCAAACTTATGCGGGAGGTCATGATGGAACAGCTCAGGGAAAAGGGGATGCTCTCAAAGGTGGCATCAAAAGGCAAATAAAGCTTATTTTTATATATCAATTTCATAATTTCGAAACAATTGATTTAATGAGGGAGGGCACTCATGAGTGAAGATATAGAACGGATTTTAAAGACAGCCAAGACCATTGCTGTGGTCGGCATCTCAAACAAACTTGGGCGTCCCAGTCTGACTGTAGCGAACTATCTAAAGAGCCAGGGGTACGATATCATTCCGGTAAATCCCACTATTACAGAGGTCCTTGGGGAGAAGTGCTATCCGGACTTGGAATCTTTCCCCGGAGATATCGATGTGGTGGACATCTTCAGGAAATCTCAGGATACTATGCCGATTGTCGAATCGGCCATCAGAAAAGGGGTAAAGGCGGTCTGGATGCAGGAAGGCATAGTAAACGAAGAGGCTGCCCAGAAGGCGAGGAAAGCGGGATTAATGGTTGTCATGGACCGGTGTATGCTTAAAGAACATATGAAAAGGAAGGAAGAGAAAAATGCCTGAAATAACCATCATAATCAATGACCCGCCATATGGCAGTGAAAAGGCGTACAATGCGCTGAGACTTGCCAATAGTCTCAATAAAAGGGAGGAAGAGGTCATTATCTTCCTCATGGGGGATGCGGTTGTATGCGGCAAGAGCGGACAGAAGACGCCTGACGGTTTTTAT comes from Nitrospirota bacterium and encodes:
- a CDS encoding helix-turn-helix transcriptional regulator, with translation MDKEIFELHASICQIMANAKRLEIINILGEKELTVGEIAEIMDIRMANLSQHLSMMKSKGILKSRREGVSIHYRISNPKVVQACKLMREVMMEQLREKGMLSKVASKGK
- a CDS encoding CoA-binding protein, producing MSEDIERILKTAKTIAVVGISNKLGRPSLTVANYLKSQGYDIIPVNPTITEVLGEKCYPDLESFPGDIDVVDIFRKSQDTMPIVESAIRKGVKAVWMQEGIVNEEAAQKARKAGLMVVMDRCMLKEHMKRKEEKNA
- a CDS encoding DsrE family protein, coding for MPEITIIINDPPYGSEKAYNALRLANSLNKREEEVIIFLMGDAVVCGKSGQKTPDGFYNIERMLKPIIRRGKVLLCVTCMDARGIREEDLIEGCRKSTLEELTELSISSKKVLVF